The following are from one region of the Myxococcus stipitatus genome:
- a CDS encoding non-ribosomal peptide synthetase/type I polyketide synthase: MNLEQLLRALAEHGIRLSVDGDHLAVDAPRGELPDALREQLVANKAALRALLSEQQGASDVHATVLIPRPEERHEPFPMTELQQAYSVGRQADLALNASMHAYNELDCQGLDLERFEEAWNQVVARHEMLRAVEAPGFQQRILPSVPRYALPVEDLRGRERREVEARLLAIRERLSQQVLSLDRWPLFELRACLLDGDRTRLFMSIDGTFVDGYSFQILYRELVHFYRHPEGASLPVLTLSYRDYSLALREARGPRHARSLEYWRARLPHLPPAPDLPLEKDPRTLLRPRFRRWFSRVDAAVWQRLKRRARAHRLTEPELLLAAYAEVIARWSRSPRFTLNVPHFNRLPIHPQVNDIIGTFASFTLVEVDHRPERTFAERAQAIREQLLLALEHREVSGVELLRELFRVQGRISGAIMPVVMTSFASHSRSGESHWVDFLAESFGELVEALTQTPQVWIDLQIVYQHGGVFLNWDVAEELFPPGMVEDMFDAFRALLQVLADDEGAWSRTGLDLLPARQRDVLARVNDTARPLSGELLHTGFYRNAARAPDAIAVAMASGTLSYGELARRANRLGRALRARGAAPGRVVAVVMEKGWEQIVAVLGVLSAGAAYLPIDAAHPLERRAFMMENGGATLVVTQPRFAEEPWSDSLEVFVLGAEAFSAYEDTALPPSQRPEDLAHILYTSGSTGQPNGAMLTHAGMVNAIEWTNRTFGVGPDDRVIALSALHHDFSVYDIFGTLAAGATLVLPEASRRRDPSHWADLMSRHGVTVWSTVPAMMEMLLTFLEGSNVWRPSPLRLAMLGGDWIPVTLPARLRARFGGVKVVSVGGPTETSLWNITHVVEEADERRRSIPYGQPIANTRYYVLDERLEERPVWVPGELCCAGIGVARGYVGAGAGSHKFTTHPRTGERIYRTGDLGRYLPDGTLEFLGRVDFQLSIRGQRIEPGEIEAALVQAPGIRAAVVGAVGEHHEKRLVAYVVLAEGTGVLDTARVRGFLARVLPEHMVPATYVVLESLPLTANAKVDRRALPHPDAVAEPKPSQSPTRERDGVHGGAVRSLQESLSRVVGAVLGVEDVHPDRNFFELGANSVHLIQLHVKIKEALAVSIPVVELFGNPTVRALATYLSVSGAPEARTPIAPEPVDGPVAPGDSRDIAIIGMSGRFPGADTLDRFWSNLLNGVESIDTFTDLELSEAGVSATAFRDPRYVRASAVLEGHDTFDADFFSLTPREARALDPQQRVFLECAWEALEDAGHVPGRGDAVVGVYAGKSVSHYRYPYPDLTRPLQFFQDLMAQDKDFLATQTSYKLDLRGPSVNLQTACSTSLVAVAAACDALLDGRCDLALAGGVAIKVPHRVGYLFEEGSIFASDGHCRPFDARASGTIPGSGAGVVVLKRLTRALADGDRVLAVIKGSAINNDGHRKVGFMAPGVEGQCDVVRRAHERAGVDPGTLSYIEAHGTGTAMGDPIEVAALTRAFGGRAGARTVGLGSVKSNIGHLDSAAGIAGLIKVVLALRHRTLPPSLHFEQPNPRIDFASGPFFVVDKVLPWVSERGPLRAGVSSFGIGGTNAHVVLEAAPPSSPPAAPIPVPDRAWHVLTVSAKSPDARARLAERYQATLSTADRDLADVCFSANTGRAAFDHRMALVADRREVMAELLGAAARGESRPGVVAGASDPKRPPRIAFLFSGQGSQYVGVARDLYLSHPGFRRRLDSFDGVLRKEWGRSLQEVLYPESGHVSPIDRFDFAQPVLFALEYALAELWMSWGVRPEVLLGHSTGELAAASIAGVFSPEDGLKLAIHRGRLMHRLEEGANLAVSASEEAVRALLESTGSGCSIAALNGPDNVVVSGRPDEVSRLAGELEARGFKTRRLNIPRAAHSVMVESILPEFRAVASTLTYSRPTLPVVSGMTGEPVDEALATPDYWCAQLRETVRFSRGVERLYRDGLRAFVEVGPKATLLGMAARCLPEGECAWLQSLRPDEGGWRQLLESLATLYVQGAPVDWAAFDAGFRRRRVALPTYPFERRRYWEEGAGLQRLSGEARSPEEHPLLGGPLSLAMLGAGTRVFESTLSPASRELLAQHRVFGTATLPATAFVEMALAAGGRLLDTRRLDLTNLSLHAAMTFPEEAGRRVQCLVSREPDGSAAVRIFSRAVADATGDWVLHATGSVVARGHEVAPLGASLEVVLADLHAASPVPDPYLRARESGVDFGPEFRGLAELRQLGTQVLARVVKPGALADEGAYLAHPALLDACLQVVGGAYPELDGAELYVPTRIERFVMSEGLDTQMWSHAVVRPLDPGQQRLRADVTVFGREGRACVRVEGLELTRTRQEALHPAPPASLAGLLYERRWEPLALESKPAASWGGTCLILADEAGLGRRLARRLEAEGRTCVLASRGPSLRKLDEDVLELPADPEALAEAVATLRFPEPLTDVVLLWGLDCADAEAMDGARLEAATLLGCGSGLGLLRGLMSRAHAQAVWLVTRGAQPVVAGQRLGGLPQALLWGLARPLAIEASELNCRCVDLDPEADVELQARQLASEMEARARVAETQVAYRGGRFVARLREVDPARVVAPRREGPAVLRAEASYLVAGGLGRLGLLTAEHLAARGARTLVLTGRGAVGATATERLARLREQGVRVEYRQVDLGDEARLSSLLEEIARELPPLAGVFHSAGVLDDGIVQQQRWSRFETVLRPKVAGAWNLHRLTARLPLDHFVLFSSVASLVGSAGQANHCAATAFEDALAHHRRALGLPGLSINWGVWAGEAGARVEVGASSHTPGWGVLPVRRGLQALDALLSSRLPQVGVAEIDWARYGGGRPSPYDAELRERARGGAAGRADFMETLARAPIPDRRALLLEYLREQVAWIRGLGSGASVDTTQGFADMGVDSLAALQLKNRLQTGFGLTLPATLVFNYPTVETLAEQLASAFIPLEFASRTGARTEQPGPGAPALEDLTEANLAHLLAEQLSKMN; the protein is encoded by the coding sequence ATGAACCTGGAACAGCTCCTCCGCGCCCTCGCGGAGCACGGCATCCGGCTCTCCGTCGATGGCGACCACCTCGCGGTCGACGCGCCCCGAGGCGAGCTTCCCGACGCCCTGCGCGAGCAACTCGTCGCGAACAAGGCCGCGCTGCGGGCCCTGTTGTCCGAGCAGCAGGGCGCCTCGGACGTCCATGCCACGGTCCTGATCCCCCGGCCGGAGGAGCGGCACGAGCCGTTCCCGATGACCGAGCTCCAGCAGGCCTACAGCGTGGGGCGCCAGGCGGACCTGGCGTTGAACGCGTCGATGCACGCGTACAACGAGCTCGACTGCCAGGGGCTCGACCTGGAGCGCTTCGAAGAGGCCTGGAACCAGGTCGTGGCCCGCCACGAGATGTTGCGCGCGGTGGAGGCCCCTGGCTTCCAGCAGCGCATCCTGCCGTCCGTCCCGCGCTACGCGCTGCCGGTGGAGGACCTGCGAGGGCGCGAGCGCCGCGAGGTCGAGGCGCGCCTGCTGGCCATCCGCGAGCGGCTCTCCCAGCAGGTCCTGTCCCTGGACCGGTGGCCGCTGTTCGAGCTGCGCGCCTGCCTGCTGGACGGCGACCGGACCCGGCTCTTCATGAGCATCGACGGGACGTTCGTCGACGGCTACAGCTTCCAGATCCTCTACCGGGAGCTGGTCCACTTCTACCGCCACCCGGAGGGCGCCTCGCTCCCGGTGCTCACGCTGTCCTACCGGGACTATTCCCTGGCCCTGCGCGAGGCACGGGGCCCCCGACACGCGCGCTCCCTCGAGTACTGGCGCGCACGGCTGCCGCACCTGCCGCCCGCGCCGGACCTGCCGCTGGAGAAGGACCCGCGGACCCTGCTTCGCCCGCGCTTCCGTCGCTGGTTCTCCCGGGTGGACGCGGCGGTGTGGCAGCGGCTCAAGCGGCGGGCGCGAGCGCATCGGCTGACGGAGCCGGAGCTGTTGCTGGCCGCCTACGCGGAGGTCATCGCCCGCTGGAGTCGGAGCCCCCGCTTCACCCTCAACGTCCCCCACTTCAACCGGCTGCCCATCCATCCCCAGGTCAACGACATCATCGGGACCTTCGCCAGCTTCACGCTGGTCGAGGTGGACCACCGGCCGGAGCGGACGTTCGCGGAGCGCGCCCAGGCCATCCGCGAGCAGCTCCTGCTGGCGCTCGAGCACCGCGAGGTGAGCGGGGTCGAGCTCCTGCGCGAGCTGTTCCGTGTCCAGGGCCGCATCTCCGGCGCCATCATGCCCGTGGTGATGACGAGCTTCGCGTCCCACTCGCGGAGCGGAGAATCGCACTGGGTCGACTTCCTGGCGGAGTCGTTCGGGGAGCTCGTCGAGGCGCTGACGCAGACGCCGCAGGTGTGGATCGATCTCCAGATCGTCTACCAGCACGGGGGCGTCTTCCTGAACTGGGACGTGGCGGAGGAGCTGTTCCCACCCGGCATGGTGGAGGACATGTTCGACGCCTTCCGCGCGCTGCTCCAGGTGCTCGCGGACGACGAGGGCGCGTGGTCCCGGACGGGCCTCGACCTGCTGCCGGCGCGCCAACGCGACGTGCTCGCGCGGGTGAACGACACCGCGAGGCCGTTGAGCGGGGAGTTGCTCCACACCGGCTTCTACCGGAACGCGGCCCGGGCTCCGGACGCCATCGCGGTGGCCATGGCGTCCGGGACGCTGAGCTATGGCGAGCTGGCCCGCCGCGCGAACCGGCTGGGGCGGGCGCTGCGCGCGCGCGGGGCGGCGCCTGGGCGCGTGGTCGCGGTGGTGATGGAGAAGGGCTGGGAGCAGATCGTCGCCGTGCTGGGCGTGCTGAGCGCCGGCGCCGCGTATCTGCCCATCGATGCCGCGCATCCCCTGGAGCGCCGGGCCTTCATGATGGAGAACGGCGGCGCCACCCTCGTGGTGACGCAGCCCCGCTTCGCCGAGGAGCCCTGGTCCGACTCCCTCGAGGTGTTCGTGCTCGGCGCGGAGGCGTTCTCCGCCTACGAGGACACCGCGCTGCCACCGAGTCAGCGGCCGGAGGACCTGGCCCACATCCTCTACACGTCGGGGTCCACGGGGCAGCCCAACGGGGCGATGCTCACGCACGCCGGGATGGTCAACGCCATCGAGTGGACCAACCGGACGTTCGGCGTCGGGCCGGATGATCGGGTCATCGCGCTGAGCGCCCTGCACCACGACTTCTCCGTCTACGACATCTTCGGGACGCTGGCGGCGGGCGCCACCCTCGTGCTGCCGGAGGCCTCGCGCCGGAGGGACCCCTCGCACTGGGCCGACCTGATGTCGCGCCATGGCGTCACCGTCTGGAGCACCGTCCCGGCGATGATGGAGATGCTGCTGACGTTCCTCGAGGGAAGCAACGTCTGGCGCCCATCCCCCCTGCGGCTCGCGATGCTCGGCGGGGATTGGATCCCCGTCACGCTGCCCGCGCGGCTGCGAGCCCGGTTCGGGGGCGTGAAGGTGGTGAGCGTCGGAGGTCCCACGGAGACCTCCCTGTGGAACATCACCCACGTGGTGGAGGAGGCGGACGAGCGGCGTCGCAGCATCCCGTACGGACAGCCCATCGCGAACACCCGCTACTACGTGCTCGACGAGCGGCTCGAGGAGCGGCCCGTGTGGGTCCCCGGCGAGCTGTGCTGTGCCGGCATCGGCGTGGCCCGGGGTTATGTCGGCGCGGGCGCCGGGTCGCACAAGTTCACGACCCATCCCCGGACCGGCGAGCGCATCTACCGGACGGGAGACCTGGGGCGCTACCTGCCGGATGGCACCCTCGAGTTCCTGGGGCGCGTCGACTTCCAGCTCTCCATCCGGGGGCAGCGCATCGAGCCCGGGGAGATTGAAGCCGCCCTCGTCCAGGCGCCGGGCATTCGCGCGGCCGTGGTGGGCGCGGTGGGCGAGCACCACGAGAAGCGCCTGGTGGCCTACGTCGTCCTCGCCGAAGGCACCGGGGTGCTCGATACGGCTCGGGTCCGCGGCTTCCTCGCGCGCGTGCTGCCAGAGCACATGGTGCCGGCGACGTACGTCGTCCTGGAGTCCCTGCCGCTGACCGCCAACGCCAAGGTGGACCGGCGCGCGCTGCCGCACCCGGATGCCGTCGCCGAGCCGAAGCCCTCCCAGTCGCCGACGCGGGAGCGCGACGGCGTTCATGGTGGGGCCGTCCGCTCGCTCCAGGAGTCGCTGTCACGGGTGGTCGGAGCGGTGCTCGGTGTCGAGGACGTGCACCCTGACCGGAACTTCTTCGAACTGGGCGCGAACTCCGTCCACCTCATCCAGCTGCACGTCAAAATCAAGGAGGCGCTCGCGGTCTCCATCCCGGTCGTCGAGCTGTTCGGCAACCCGACGGTCCGCGCCCTCGCCACGTACCTGAGTGTCTCCGGCGCGCCTGAAGCGCGGACGCCGATTGCACCGGAGCCCGTCGATGGGCCCGTGGCGCCAGGCGATTCGCGCGACATCGCCATCATCGGGATGAGCGGTCGCTTCCCGGGGGCGGACACGCTCGACCGGTTCTGGAGCAACCTGCTGAACGGGGTCGAGTCCATCGACACCTTCACCGACCTGGAGCTGTCGGAGGCGGGCGTCTCCGCGACCGCCTTCCGCGACCCCCGCTACGTGCGCGCGTCGGCGGTGCTGGAGGGACATGACACGTTCGATGCGGACTTCTTCTCCCTCACGCCTCGGGAGGCCCGGGCGTTGGACCCCCAGCAGCGCGTGTTCCTGGAGTGTGCCTGGGAGGCCCTCGAGGACGCGGGCCATGTGCCCGGTCGGGGAGACGCGGTCGTCGGCGTCTACGCCGGCAAGAGCGTCAGCCACTATCGCTACCCGTATCCGGACCTGACGCGCCCGCTCCAGTTCTTCCAGGACCTGATGGCGCAGGACAAGGACTTCCTGGCGACGCAGACGTCCTACAAGCTCGACCTGCGCGGGCCGAGCGTGAACCTCCAGACGGCCTGCTCGACCTCGCTCGTCGCCGTTGCGGCGGCCTGTGACGCGTTGCTGGATGGACGCTGCGACCTGGCGCTCGCTGGAGGCGTCGCCATCAAGGTCCCGCACCGGGTCGGCTACCTCTTCGAGGAAGGGAGCATCTTCGCGAGTGACGGACACTGTCGGCCGTTCGATGCGCGGGCGAGCGGCACCATCCCCGGCAGCGGGGCGGGCGTCGTGGTGCTCAAACGGTTGACGCGCGCGCTCGCCGACGGAGACAGGGTCCTCGCCGTCATCAAGGGCAGCGCCATCAACAACGACGGGCACCGGAAGGTCGGCTTCATGGCGCCCGGAGTGGAGGGGCAATGCGACGTGGTGCGCCGGGCGCACGAGCGGGCGGGCGTGGACCCCGGGACGCTCTCGTACATCGAGGCCCATGGGACGGGGACCGCCATGGGAGACCCCATCGAGGTCGCCGCGCTGACCCGCGCGTTCGGGGGGCGCGCGGGCGCCCGGACGGTGGGCCTGGGGTCGGTGAAGAGCAACATCGGCCACCTGGACAGCGCGGCGGGCATCGCGGGGCTCATCAAGGTGGTCCTGGCGCTCCGGCATCGCACGCTGCCGCCCTCGCTCCACTTCGAGCAGCCCAACCCGCGCATCGACTTCGCCTCGGGGCCCTTCTTTGTCGTCGACAAGGTCCTTCCGTGGGTGTCCGAGCGGGGCCCCTTGCGCGCGGGGGTCAGCTCCTTCGGCATCGGCGGCACCAATGCCCACGTCGTCCTGGAGGCGGCTCCGCCGTCCTCTCCGCCAGCCGCCCCCATTCCGGTGCCGGACCGCGCGTGGCATGTCCTGACGGTGTCCGCGAAGAGCCCGGACGCGCGGGCCCGGCTCGCCGAGCGGTACCAGGCGACGCTGTCCACCGCGGACCGTGACCTCGCGGACGTGTGCTTCTCCGCCAACACCGGGAGGGCGGCCTTCGACCACCGGATGGCGCTGGTGGCGGACCGCCGCGAGGTGATGGCGGAGCTGTTGGGCGCCGCCGCGCGTGGGGAGTCGAGGCCCGGCGTGGTGGCCGGGGCGAGCGATCCGAAGCGCCCCCCGCGCATCGCGTTCCTCTTCTCGGGGCAGGGCTCGCAGTACGTCGGGGTGGCCAGGGACTTGTATCTGTCGCACCCCGGGTTCCGTCGTCGCCTCGACTCCTTCGACGGGGTGCTGCGGAAGGAGTGGGGCCGTTCGCTCCAGGAGGTGCTGTATCCGGAGTCGGGGCATGTCTCGCCCATCGACCGGTTCGACTTCGCGCAGCCGGTGCTCTTCGCCCTCGAATACGCCCTGGCCGAGCTGTGGATGTCCTGGGGCGTGCGGCCCGAGGTGCTCCTGGGGCACAGCACGGGCGAGCTGGCGGCGGCCAGCATCGCGGGCGTGTTCAGCCCCGAGGACGGCCTGAAGCTGGCCATCCATCGGGGGAGGTTGATGCACCGGCTGGAGGAGGGCGCCAACCTCGCCGTGTCCGCCAGCGAGGAGGCGGTGCGCGCGTTGCTGGAGTCCACGGGCTCCGGGTGCTCCATCGCCGCGCTGAATGGGCCGGACAACGTCGTGGTGTCGGGCCGACCGGACGAGGTGTCGAGGCTCGCCGGGGAGCTGGAGGCGAGGGGCTTCAAGACCCGGCGCCTCAACATCCCGCGCGCGGCCCACTCGGTGATGGTCGAGTCCATCCTCCCGGAGTTCCGCGCCGTCGCCTCGACGCTCACGTACTCACGGCCGACGCTGCCCGTCGTGTCGGGGATGACGGGGGAGCCCGTGGACGAGGCCCTGGCCACCCCCGACTACTGGTGCGCGCAGCTGCGCGAGACGGTCCGGTTCTCGCGTGGCGTGGAGCGGCTGTATCGGGACGGGCTGCGCGCCTTCGTCGAGGTCGGCCCGAAGGCGACCTTGTTGGGCATGGCGGCGCGGTGTTTGCCCGAAGGGGAGTGCGCGTGGCTCCAGAGCCTGCGTCCGGACGAGGGTGGCTGGCGGCAGCTGCTGGAGAGCCTGGCCACGCTGTACGTCCAGGGGGCGCCCGTGGACTGGGCCGCCTTCGACGCGGGGTTCCGTCGTCGCAGGGTCGCGCTCCCCACCTATCCCTTCGAGCGTCGGCGCTACTGGGAAGAAGGTGCGGGCCTGCAACGGCTGTCCGGGGAGGCCCGCTCGCCGGAGGAACATCCGTTGCTCGGTGGCCCGCTCTCCCTGGCGATGCTGGGCGCGGGCACCCGGGTCTTCGAATCGACGCTCAGCCCCGCGTCACGCGAGTTGCTGGCGCAGCATCGCGTCTTCGGAACAGCGACGCTGCCCGCGACCGCCTTCGTCGAGATGGCGCTCGCCGCGGGCGGGCGGTTGCTCGACACGCGGCGCCTGGACCTGACGAACCTCTCGCTCCATGCGGCGATGACGTTCCCCGAAGAGGCGGGACGCCGGGTCCAGTGCCTGGTGAGTCGGGAGCCGGACGGCTCCGCGGCGGTGCGCATCTTCAGCCGCGCCGTCGCGGACGCGACCGGCGATTGGGTCCTCCACGCGACCGGCAGTGTCGTCGCCAGAGGTCACGAGGTAGCGCCGCTCGGCGCGAGCCTCGAGGTGGTGCTCGCGGACCTTCACGCGGCCTCGCCCGTGCCCGACCCCTACCTTCGCGCCCGGGAGTCCGGCGTCGACTTCGGTCCGGAGTTCCGGGGGCTCGCGGAGCTGCGCCAGCTCGGGACGCAGGTGCTGGCGCGCGTCGTGAAACCCGGAGCGCTCGCGGATGAGGGCGCCTACCTCGCCCATCCCGCGTTGCTGGATGCCTGCCTCCAGGTCGTGGGAGGCGCCTATCCGGAGCTGGATGGGGCGGAGCTCTACGTCCCCACGCGCATCGAGCGCTTCGTGATGTCCGAGGGGCTCGACACGCAGATGTGGAGCCATGCCGTGGTCCGCCCCCTGGACCCCGGCCAGCAACGGCTTCGCGCGGACGTCACCGTCTTCGGACGGGAGGGCCGGGCGTGCGTGCGCGTCGAGGGGCTCGAGCTGACGCGGACGCGCCAGGAGGCCCTGCACCCCGCGCCCCCCGCCTCGCTGGCGGGGCTGCTCTACGAACGTCGCTGGGAGCCGCTCGCGCTGGAGTCGAAGCCCGCCGCGTCGTGGGGAGGGACGTGCCTGATCCTCGCGGACGAGGCGGGGCTGGGGCGTCGACTCGCGCGGAGACTCGAGGCCGAGGGGCGGACGTGTGTGCTCGCGTCCCGGGGCCCCAGCCTCCGAAAGCTCGACGAGGATGTCCTCGAGCTGCCGGCGGACCCGGAGGCGCTCGCGGAAGCGGTGGCGACGCTGCGATTCCCCGAGCCCCTGACGGATGTGGTGCTGCTCTGGGGGCTCGACTGCGCCGACGCGGAGGCCATGGACGGCGCGCGCCTGGAGGCCGCGACCCTGCTGGGCTGTGGCAGCGGCCTCGGGCTCCTGCGTGGACTGATGTCGCGCGCCCACGCGCAGGCGGTGTGGCTCGTCACGCGGGGAGCGCAGCCCGTCGTCGCGGGGCAGCGGCTCGGGGGACTCCCGCAGGCCCTGCTCTGGGGGCTGGCCCGTCCGTTGGCCATCGAGGCCTCCGAGCTGAACTGTCGCTGCGTCGACCTGGACCCGGAGGCGGACGTCGAGCTCCAGGCGCGGCAGCTCGCGAGCGAAATGGAGGCACGCGCGCGCGTGGCGGAGACCCAGGTGGCCTACCGGGGCGGGCGCTTCGTGGCGCGGCTTCGCGAGGTCGACCCAGCGCGGGTCGTCGCGCCGAGACGGGAGGGGCCCGCGGTGCTGCGCGCGGAGGCCAGCTATCTGGTGGCGGGAGGGTTGGGCCGGCTGGGATTGCTGACCGCCGAGCACCTGGCGGCGCGGGGCGCGAGGACGCTGGTCCTGACGGGACGCGGCGCCGTGGGCGCGACGGCCACCGAGCGGTTGGCCCGGCTGCGGGAGCAGGGTGTTCGCGTCGAGTATCGGCAGGTGGACCTGGGCGACGAGGCGCGCCTCTCCTCGCTCTTGGAAGAAATCGCGCGCGAGCTGCCGCCGCTGGCGGGCGTGTTCCACTCCGCGGGGGTGCTCGACGACGGCATCGTGCAGCAGCAGCGGTGGAGCCGCTTCG